The following coding sequences lie in one Sphaerochaeta sp. genomic window:
- a CDS encoding PspC domain-containing protein, whose translation MRSEYRSPTAPVLLGLFATLSRKTGINAWILRIIAVVVACRIGFIPAALLYVLGVAITPS comes from the coding sequence ATGCGAAGTGAGTACCGGTCCCCCACCGCCCCGGTGCTGCTTGGCCTGTTCGCCACGCTTTCCCGGAAAACAGGCATCAACGCCTGGATCCTCAGGATCATCGCCGTGGTGGTGGCATGCCGCATCGGCTTCATCCCGGCGGCGTTGCTGTACGTGTTGGGGGTGGCCATCACCCCATCGTGA
- a CDS encoding PspA/IM30 family protein: MSNVWKRMSDIMSANLNSALDKWEDPQKMINLMITQLEETLDKARASLADHKAEKKTLEREKLEFAAAASRWEERASMAVGQNRDDLAREALIEKRTATEQVKRVEIHLAALTEIIAKEETQVTEIHDKLEEVKGKQATLVERAKSARQKQTVESVLKKSESVDIMRHFRDLETKIERMEAEANLSRSPSGTVSTDETFAKMEQDSDIEAQLKALKDKTHAK; this comes from the coding sequence ATGAGCAACGTATGGAAACGAATGAGTGACATTATGAGCGCCAATCTCAACAGCGCATTGGACAAATGGGAAGACCCGCAGAAGATGATCAACCTGATGATCACCCAGCTGGAGGAGACGTTGGACAAAGCCCGCGCGTCCCTGGCCGACCACAAGGCGGAGAAGAAGACGTTGGAGCGGGAGAAACTGGAATTCGCCGCCGCGGCCAGCCGGTGGGAGGAACGGGCGTCAATGGCCGTCGGGCAGAACCGTGATGACCTGGCCCGTGAAGCCTTGATCGAGAAACGCACCGCCACCGAACAGGTCAAACGGGTGGAAATCCATCTCGCCGCGTTGACGGAAATCATCGCCAAGGAAGAGACCCAGGTTACGGAAATCCATGACAAGCTGGAAGAAGTGAAAGGGAAACAGGCCACGTTGGTGGAACGGGCCAAAAGCGCCCGCCAGAAGCAGACGGTGGAATCCGTCCTGAAGAAGAGCGAGTCAGTGGACATCATGCGCCATTTCCGGGATCTGGAGACCAAGATCGAGCGGATGGAAGCTGAAGCCAACCTGTCCCGTTCTCCATCGGGGACCGTCTCCACCGATGAGACCTTCGCCAAGATGGAACAGGACTCGGACATCGAGGCGCAACTGAAGGCGCTGAAGGATAAAACCCATGCGAAGTGA
- a CDS encoding MATE family efflux transporter — protein sequence MLINLLFSKKSMLGSIPERGPIPPMGRLLSRTMRVAWPAIVEQFLVSLVSFIDTVMVSGLGAYAIAAVGLCGQPKFITLIPFFSLNVAVSALVARRKGQGDRESANRILLFSLKFSAILTVVISVLGVAFADPLIRFAGSQPDTHQAAVAYFRIVVGGMAFNVFSLVINAAQRGAGNTMIAMKTNLTSNAVNLVLNYCLIGGHFGFPALGVQGDAIATVSGTVVALVMSVASVLHKDGFLYVFHGERGKRKIDRFSLHSMWSVGSASLLEQLFLRIGFMTYAIIVAHLGTVAFAAHQIGMNIISLSFSIGNGLSIAAVALVGESLGEKRPDLARMFGRICQRFGMIFSFSLAICFSTVGRDIFRLFSEDPVILDYGGTIMPVIAVIVILQIAQVIFSGCLRGAGDTRAVALISLVSVTFIRPFSGWLFVYPLHAGLLGAWFGILVDQFMRFILTFFRYRSGKWLDIIL from the coding sequence ATGTTGATCAACCTGCTGTTCTCCAAGAAATCCATGCTTGGTTCGATTCCGGAGCGTGGGCCCATCCCCCCGATGGGGCGTCTTCTCTCCCGGACGATGCGGGTGGCCTGGCCGGCCATCGTGGAGCAGTTCCTTGTCTCGCTGGTCTCCTTCATCGACACGGTGATGGTCAGCGGACTGGGGGCGTACGCCATCGCCGCCGTAGGACTGTGTGGACAGCCGAAGTTCATCACATTGATCCCGTTCTTCAGCCTGAACGTGGCGGTCTCCGCGTTGGTGGCCCGTCGCAAGGGGCAGGGGGACCGGGAATCAGCCAACCGGATTCTGTTGTTCTCCCTGAAATTCTCCGCCATCCTCACCGTCGTGATCTCCGTCCTTGGCGTTGCCTTCGCCGATCCCCTGATCCGGTTCGCCGGCAGCCAGCCGGACACCCACCAGGCGGCCGTGGCCTATTTCCGCATCGTCGTCGGAGGGATGGCGTTCAACGTGTTTTCGCTGGTGATCAACGCGGCGCAGCGGGGCGCGGGCAATACGATGATCGCCATGAAGACCAACCTGACTTCCAACGCCGTCAACCTGGTGCTGAACTACTGCCTGATCGGCGGACACTTCGGGTTTCCCGCCCTGGGGGTTCAGGGGGATGCCATCGCCACCGTCTCCGGTACGGTCGTCGCCCTCGTCATGTCCGTCGCTTCGGTGCTGCACAAGGATGGGTTCCTGTACGTGTTCCATGGGGAGAGGGGAAAACGGAAGATCGACCGGTTCTCCCTGCACAGCATGTGGAGCGTGGGATCGGCATCCCTGCTGGAACAACTGTTCCTCCGTATCGGCTTCATGACGTACGCCATCATCGTTGCCCATCTGGGTACGGTGGCGTTCGCCGCCCACCAGATCGGGATGAACATCATCTCGCTGTCGTTTTCCATCGGCAACGGGCTTTCCATCGCCGCCGTGGCGCTGGTCGGTGAGAGTCTGGGGGAAAAGCGTCCCGATCTCGCCCGGATGTTCGGCAGGATCTGCCAGCGTTTCGGCATGATCTTCTCGTTCTCCCTTGCCATCTGCTTCAGTACGGTGGGGAGGGATATCTTCCGTCTGTTCTCCGAGGATCCGGTGATCCTGGATTATGGGGGTACCATCATGCCGGTCATCGCCGTGATCGTCATCCTGCAGATCGCACAGGTAATCTTCTCCGGGTGCCTGAGGGGCGCCGGCGACACCCGTGCCGTCGCGTTGATCAGCCTGGTGTCGGTGACCTTCATCCGGCCGTTCTCCGGCTGGCTGTTCGTCTATCCGTTGCACGCAGGCCTGCTCGGCGCGTGGTTCGGCATTCTGGTGGACCAGTTCATGCGGTTCATCCTGACGTTCTTCCGCTATCGCAGCGGAAAATGGCTGGACATCATCCTGTAA
- a CDS encoding Crp/Fnr family transcriptional regulator, translating to MTLFHGITTEELQEMYGCLGMRQKRYAKDQAIWHSGTVIRQIAIVIQGTVYIKSHDIWDREGIIGTATEGDVFGEAYACAGEPLAVEVTAATDCVIQFLSLQKVFTPCGKACAFHSRLIANLLSIMASKNLMLTGKIKDISPRTIRERVLSYLYREAVRQHAVSFEIPFNRQQLADYLCVDRSALSSTLSQLEKEGVLYCDKNSFILKRPDTVTG from the coding sequence ATGACACTGTTCCACGGCATCACCACAGAAGAGCTCCAGGAAATGTACGGGTGCCTGGGCATGCGGCAAAAACGGTACGCCAAAGACCAGGCCATCTGGCACAGCGGCACGGTGATCCGGCAGATCGCCATCGTCATCCAGGGCACCGTGTACATCAAGTCCCACGACATCTGGGACAGGGAAGGGATCATCGGAACGGCGACGGAAGGGGATGTGTTCGGAGAAGCGTACGCCTGCGCGGGAGAACCGCTTGCCGTGGAGGTCACGGCGGCCACGGACTGTGTCATCCAGTTCCTTTCCCTGCAGAAGGTGTTCACCCCCTGCGGCAAAGCGTGCGCGTTCCATTCCCGGCTGATCGCCAACCTCCTGTCCATCATGGCATCGAAGAACCTGATGCTCACCGGGAAGATCAAGGACATCTCACCCCGGACCATCCGGGAGCGGGTCCTTTCCTATCTGTACCGGGAGGCGGTGCGCCAGCATGCCGTATCGTTCGAGATTCCGTTCAACCGCCAGCAACTGGCCGACTATCTCTGCGTGGACCGCAGCGCGCTCTCCTCCACCCTGTCCCAATTGGAGAAGGAAGGGGTCCTGTACTGCGACAAGAACAGTTTTATTCTGAAACGACCTGATACGGTTACAGGATGA
- a CDS encoding 4Fe-4S binding protein, with protein sequence MKRQVIQIDEQKCNGCGLCAQACHEGAIGMVNGKAKLLRDDYCDGMGDCLPSCPQGAISFIEKETVPYDKQAVQARKAASGCPGTRMRMMKPEDDARQAPVFHSQLRQWPVQIKLVPVTAPYFQGADLLVAADCTAYAYAAMHQDFIKGRVTLVGCPKLDAVDYTEKLQAILESNDIRSLVIVRMEVPCCGGLEAAAKTALKNSGKFIPWRVVTITIDGNKIE encoded by the coding sequence ATGAAGCGTCAGGTCATTCAGATCGATGAACAGAAGTGCAATGGGTGTGGATTGTGCGCCCAGGCCTGTCATGAGGGGGCCATCGGCATGGTGAACGGGAAGGCGAAGTTGCTCAGGGACGACTACTGTGATGGCATGGGCGATTGCCTGCCGTCCTGCCCCCAGGGAGCCATCTCGTTCATCGAGAAGGAGACGGTCCCGTACGACAAGCAGGCGGTGCAGGCCCGCAAGGCCGCTTCCGGTTGCCCGGGGACACGGATGCGGATGATGAAACCGGAAGATGATGCCCGTCAGGCGCCGGTGTTCCATTCCCAGCTGAGGCAATGGCCGGTGCAGATCAAACTGGTGCCGGTCACCGCTCCGTACTTCCAGGGGGCGGACCTGCTGGTCGCCGCCGACTGTACGGCCTATGCCTACGCGGCGATGCATCAGGATTTCATCAAGGGCCGCGTCACGTTGGTCGGATGCCCAAAGCTGGACGCGGTGGATTACACGGAGAAACTGCAGGCCATTTTGGAGTCGAATGACATCCGAAGCCTGGTGATCGTCCGGATGGAGGTCCCCTGTTGCGGGGGCTTGGAAGCGGCGGCGAAGACGGCGCTGAAGAATTCAGGGAAGTTCATCCCGTGGCGGGTGGTGACCATCACCATCGACGGGAACAAGATCGAATAG
- a CDS encoding ferredoxin, whose protein sequence is MKYHVDADTCIGCGLCAGTCPEIFSLNDQGKAVAKETDTDLSTAKDAMDGCPVGAIGEAE, encoded by the coding sequence ATGAAGTATCATGTGGATGCGGATACGTGTATCGGGTGCGGGTTGTGCGCAGGCACCTGCCCGGAGATTTTCTCGCTGAATGACCAAGGCAAGGCGGTGGCCAAGGAAACGGACACCGATCTTTCCACGGCAAAGGACGCCATGGACGGATGCCCGGTAGGGGCCATCGGGGAGGCGGAATGA
- a CDS encoding cupin domain-containing protein — MIKNIPFSEVMDLAGQVSVAKGQVVSKTLAQNDAVSITLFSFAKGEEISTHQSSGDAMVLVLDGKGRFTVGGTPFEVKKGETIVMPARVPHAVYAVEDFKMLLTVVFPEQTKESV; from the coding sequence ATGATCAAGAACATCCCGTTTTCCGAGGTGATGGATCTGGCGGGCCAGGTGTCCGTCGCGAAGGGACAGGTGGTCTCCAAGACGCTTGCCCAGAACGACGCGGTGAGCATCACGTTGTTCTCCTTCGCCAAAGGGGAGGAGATCAGCACCCACCAGAGCAGTGGGGACGCCATGGTGCTGGTGTTGGATGGCAAAGGGCGGTTCACCGTCGGGGGTACGCCGTTTGAAGTGAAGAAAGGGGAGACGATCGTTATGCCGGCGCGCGTTCCCCACGCGGTGTACGCGGTGGAGGATTTCAAGATGCTTCTCACCGTGGTGTTTCCCGAACAAACAAAGGAGTCGGTATGA
- the hcp gene encoding hydroxylamine reductase — protein sequence MNEMFCFQCEQTAQCKGCTGRAGVCGKPAEVANLQDKLVGALIGIAGNRKADRLVITSLFATITNVDFDAAKIQELIDQVHVYGHNDYDMQDIWTAEEDIRSLKSLILFGIKGMAAYAYHAMVLGYADETVTAYFHEALYALGTSWTAERLLPLVLKTGEVNLSCMAMLDKANTTTYGDPTPVVVPLTIEPGPFIVVSGHDLKDLQLLLEQTDGKGINVYTHGEMLPAHGYPLLKKHPQLKGNFGTAWQNQQKEFDGIPAPVLFTTNCLMPPRPSYADRVFTTEVVEYPSLVHIDEKKDFSPVIAKALELGGYPEKHRMTGINGGDTVTTGFGRAAVLSQAGKVVKLVKDGKISHFFLVGGCDGAKPGRNYFTDFVKETPKDSVILTLACGKYRFNDLDLGTIEGLPRILDMGQCNDAYGAIQVALALSQAFGCGVNDLPLSFVLSWYEQKAVCILLTLLYLGVKRIVLGPTLPAFVSPGVLDFLVTQYGIAPVTNPKDDLARLLHK from the coding sequence ATGAACGAGATGTTTTGTTTCCAGTGTGAGCAGACGGCACAGTGCAAAGGATGCACCGGGCGTGCCGGAGTATGCGGCAAACCGGCCGAGGTGGCAAACCTGCAGGACAAGCTGGTCGGCGCCTTGATCGGCATCGCCGGCAACCGGAAGGCGGACCGGCTGGTCATCACCTCGCTGTTCGCCACCATCACCAACGTCGATTTTGACGCGGCCAAAATCCAGGAGTTGATCGACCAGGTCCATGTCTACGGCCACAACGACTATGACATGCAGGACATCTGGACGGCGGAGGAGGACATCCGCAGCCTGAAGTCCTTGATCCTGTTCGGCATCAAGGGAATGGCCGCCTACGCCTACCACGCCATGGTGCTGGGGTATGCCGACGAGACGGTCACCGCGTACTTCCACGAAGCGCTGTACGCGCTGGGCACTTCGTGGACGGCGGAGCGTCTGTTGCCGCTGGTGCTGAAAACCGGGGAGGTGAACCTCTCCTGCATGGCGATGCTGGACAAGGCCAACACCACCACGTATGGCGATCCCACGCCGGTTGTCGTCCCCCTGACCATCGAGCCGGGTCCGTTCATCGTCGTCTCCGGTCATGACCTGAAGGATCTCCAGTTGCTGTTGGAACAGACCGATGGGAAAGGCATCAACGTGTACACCCATGGAGAGATGCTTCCCGCCCATGGCTACCCGCTGTTGAAGAAACACCCCCAGCTGAAAGGGAACTTCGGCACGGCGTGGCAGAACCAGCAGAAGGAGTTTGACGGGATCCCCGCTCCGGTGCTGTTCACCACCAACTGCCTGATGCCGCCCCGTCCCAGCTACGCCGACCGGGTGTTCACCACCGAGGTGGTGGAGTATCCGTCGCTGGTCCACATCGACGAGAAGAAAGACTTCTCCCCGGTGATCGCCAAGGCGCTGGAACTGGGAGGATACCCGGAGAAGCACCGGATGACCGGCATCAACGGAGGAGATACGGTGACCACCGGTTTCGGCCGGGCAGCCGTCCTTTCCCAGGCGGGGAAGGTGGTCAAGCTGGTCAAGGATGGGAAGATCTCCCATTTCTTTTTGGTCGGCGGCTGTGACGGCGCCAAGCCGGGACGGAACTACTTCACCGACTTCGTCAAGGAAACGCCCAAGGATTCGGTGATCCTTACCCTTGCCTGCGGCAAGTACCGGTTCAATGATCTGGATCTGGGGACGATCGAAGGACTGCCGCGGATCCTGGACATGGGCCAGTGCAACGACGCCTATGGCGCCATCCAGGTGGCGTTGGCGCTCTCCCAGGCGTTTGGTTGTGGGGTCAACGACCTGCCGCTCTCGTTCGTCCTGTCCTGGTACGAGCAGAAGGCGGTGTGCATTCTGCTGACGTTGCTGTACCTTGGGGTCAAGCGGATCGTCCTGGGGCCGACGCTTCCCGCGTTTGTCTCTCCGGGCGTGCTGGATTTCCTGGTCACCCAGTACGGCATCGCTCCGGTGACCAATCCGAAGGATGATCTGGCTCGCTTGTTACACAAGTGA
- a CDS encoding YhfC family intramembrane metalloprotease: MVATSKILALGCSVIVAIGLPVALLLWWHKRTKASWRDAAVGALVFFVFALVLEQLLHMVVWRTPVPTIPWAMILYGSFAAGVFEETGRYVGFRFLLKRQNRKEDAIMYGIGHGGLESVLISGLSLLVTLVVVLRSNAGAILSPAFQQTVAAVGAGDVPTLLAGGIERIIAIALHIALSVLVFQAVKRPGCVWLYPLAILLHAAVDSLAMLYRYQILSVPVMALEGLVALATLLVCLFAAWRYRHDAAGDASLHVGDGALQDR; this comes from the coding sequence ATGGTGGCGACATCAAAGATTCTCGCGTTGGGATGCAGCGTCATCGTGGCCATCGGGCTGCCGGTGGCGTTGCTTCTGTGGTGGCACAAACGGACCAAAGCTTCCTGGCGGGATGCCGCTGTGGGGGCGTTGGTCTTTTTCGTATTCGCTTTGGTGTTGGAGCAATTGCTCCACATGGTGGTGTGGCGCACCCCGGTGCCCACCATCCCATGGGCGATGATCCTGTACGGGTCGTTTGCCGCCGGCGTGTTTGAGGAGACCGGCCGCTACGTCGGGTTCCGGTTTTTGCTGAAGCGGCAGAACCGGAAGGAAGACGCCATCATGTACGGCATCGGGCACGGGGGTCTGGAGTCGGTGTTGATCTCCGGCCTTTCGCTTCTGGTGACGTTGGTGGTCGTCCTGCGTTCCAATGCAGGTGCGATCCTTTCCCCGGCATTCCAGCAGACGGTCGCCGCCGTGGGGGCGGGGGATGTTCCGACGTTGCTTGCCGGAGGGATCGAGCGGATCATCGCCATCGCCCTGCACATCGCCTTGAGCGTGTTGGTGTTCCAAGCGGTCAAGCGCCCAGGGTGCGTCTGGCTGTATCCGCTTGCCATTCTGCTCCACGCCGCGGTGGACAGTCTGGCCATGCTGTACCGCTACCAAATCCTCTCCGTGCCGGTGATGGCGTTGGAGGGGTTGGTGGCGCTTGCGACGTTGCTTGTCTGTCTGTTCGCCGCGTGGCGGTATCGCCATGATGCCGCCGGCGATGCGTCACTTCACGTGGGCGATGGCGCTCTTCAGGACCGGTAA
- a CDS encoding ATPase — protein MDVKQVIEEGKAVVGIEFGSTRIKAVMVDSHNTPIAQGGYDWENQLVDGIWTYDLAEVRHGLQACYANLAKEVKEKYGLPIRHLRAMGVSAMMHGYLVFGAHQNQLVPFRTWRNTITEEAAQKLTAHFNFPIPQRWSVAHLYQAILNGEPHVKEIAHMTTLAGYVHFLLTGENILGIGDASGMFPIDSETKDYQAKMLTQFDDLVKDHHFGWRIKEILPEVRVAGQPAGVLTEDGAKLLDPTGTLQAGVPFCPPEGDAGTGMVATNSVAPRTGNVSAGTSVFAMVVLERPLSKAYPDLIDLVTTPDGLAVAMSHANNCTGEYDHWMHLFQEVVETVTGAKVKKPLLYDALLETSLDGDKECGGLLPYNYLSGEAMTGISEGRPMFIREMKNSFTLANFMRAQLFTACGALRIGMDILFDDEQVKLDAINGHGGFFKTAEVGQRMMAAALHTPVSVLTTAGEGGAWGIALLAAYLADGKRTSLPDWLNKNVFASAKASTLAPSKADVDGFNLFLARYKAGLPVLKSAIAHVK, from the coding sequence ATGGATGTGAAACAGGTAATTGAGGAGGGGAAGGCGGTCGTCGGCATCGAATTCGGTTCGACCCGCATCAAGGCGGTGATGGTCGACAGCCACAACACGCCCATCGCGCAAGGTGGGTACGATTGGGAAAACCAACTGGTCGACGGCATCTGGACGTATGACCTGGCCGAGGTCCGCCATGGCCTGCAAGCCTGTTACGCCAACCTTGCCAAAGAGGTCAAGGAGAAGTATGGCCTTCCCATCCGTCACCTCCGAGCGATGGGGGTCAGCGCCATGATGCATGGCTACCTGGTCTTTGGCGCACACCAGAACCAACTGGTCCCGTTCCGCACCTGGCGGAACACCATCACGGAAGAAGCGGCACAAAAACTCACCGCACACTTCAACTTCCCCATCCCCCAACGCTGGTCGGTGGCGCACCTGTACCAGGCGATTCTCAACGGAGAACCGCACGTCAAGGAGATCGCCCACATGACCACCCTCGCCGGCTACGTCCATTTCCTGCTGACCGGTGAGAACATCCTGGGCATCGGGGACGCGTCCGGCATGTTCCCCATCGACAGTGAAACGAAAGACTACCAGGCGAAGATGCTCACCCAGTTCGATGATTTGGTGAAGGACCACCACTTTGGGTGGCGCATCAAGGAAATTCTTCCTGAGGTCCGTGTCGCCGGACAGCCTGCCGGCGTGTTGACGGAAGACGGAGCAAAGCTCCTCGATCCAACCGGGACGTTGCAGGCCGGTGTTCCGTTCTGCCCTCCCGAAGGGGATGCGGGAACCGGCATGGTGGCGACGAACAGCGTGGCGCCCCGGACGGGAAACGTCTCGGCGGGCACCAGCGTCTTCGCCATGGTGGTGTTGGAACGGCCCCTCTCCAAGGCCTATCCCGATTTGATCGACCTGGTCACCACCCCGGACGGACTGGCCGTGGCGATGAGCCACGCCAACAACTGCACCGGCGAGTACGACCACTGGATGCATCTGTTCCAGGAAGTGGTGGAGACAGTTACCGGAGCAAAAGTGAAGAAACCGCTGTTGTATGACGCCCTGCTGGAGACGTCCCTCGATGGGGACAAGGAGTGCGGAGGACTGCTTCCGTACAACTATCTTTCCGGAGAAGCGATGACCGGCATCTCCGAAGGCAGACCGATGTTCATCCGTGAGATGAAGAACTCGTTCACCCTGGCAAACTTCATGCGCGCCCAGCTGTTCACCGCCTGCGGAGCGCTCCGCATCGGCATGGACATCCTGTTCGATGACGAACAGGTGAAGCTGGATGCCATCAACGGGCACGGAGGATTCTTCAAGACGGCCGAGGTGGGCCAGCGGATGATGGCAGCCGCGCTGCACACCCCGGTCTCCGTGCTGACCACCGCCGGGGAAGGCGGCGCCTGGGGCATCGCGCTCCTTGCCGCCTATCTGGCCGACGGAAAACGGACAAGCCTGCCGGACTGGCTGAACAAGAACGTGTTCGCCTCGGCGAAAGCCAGCACGCTCGCCCCGAGCAAAGCGGACGTGGACGGGTTCAACCTTTTCCTCGCCCGATACAAAGCGGGATTACCGGTCCTGAAGAGCGCCATCGCCCACGTGAAGTGA
- a CDS encoding LacI family DNA-binding transcriptional regulator, whose amino-acid sequence MTIKEIAEKSGVSIGTVDRVVHQRDGVCEETRRRVQAIIDQSGYKPNTYARNLKLGKHYHIAVLLPYLQSESRYWDLVASGILKAAQELESFNVVVEIHQFHRESTADFLALFQSVMATHPEAVLLPPPNSESMKKIKTMEDLPPVCLIDSAYPDFPALSTIAQNAYRGGFVAGKISRLLTGSSGRYLCLQIHPDAYNSRQRAAGFRANLEGQPGNQVTDVVFPTEQALPGILDGVFAEHQDIRGIFVTSSITGAVASYLVSRGKKQNVVLVGYDLVPENRKALEDGGIDCIISQRPAYQGYTGVYQLYKQVVLQQTPEPNVHIPIDIFFKENLVDTID is encoded by the coding sequence ATGACGATCAAGGAAATAGCGGAAAAAAGCGGAGTCTCCATCGGCACGGTGGACCGGGTGGTCCACCAGCGAGACGGAGTGTGCGAAGAAACCCGTCGGCGGGTCCAGGCGATCATCGACCAGAGCGGGTACAAGCCAAACACCTACGCCCGGAACCTCAAGCTGGGCAAGCACTACCACATCGCCGTACTGCTCCCCTACCTGCAGTCGGAATCACGATACTGGGATTTGGTGGCAAGCGGCATTCTCAAGGCGGCGCAGGAGCTGGAAAGCTTCAACGTCGTGGTGGAGATCCATCAGTTCCATCGGGAAAGCACGGCGGATTTCCTCGCGCTGTTCCAATCGGTGATGGCCACCCATCCGGAAGCGGTATTGCTTCCCCCTCCCAATTCCGAATCAATGAAAAAGATCAAGACGATGGAGGATCTTCCCCCCGTCTGTTTGATCGACTCGGCCTATCCTGACTTCCCCGCCCTGTCCACCATCGCCCAGAACGCCTACCGCGGCGGATTCGTCGCCGGCAAGATCAGCAGACTGCTTACCGGCTCTTCCGGGCGATACCTCTGCCTGCAGATCCATCCGGATGCCTACAACAGCAGGCAGCGGGCCGCGGGGTTCCGGGCCAATCTGGAAGGACAGCCTGGCAATCAGGTCACCGACGTCGTCTTCCCCACCGAGCAGGCGCTTCCCGGCATTTTGGACGGAGTCTTCGCAGAGCATCAGGACATCCGGGGCATTTTCGTCACCTCGTCCATCACCGGCGCCGTCGCCTCCTATCTGGTCTCCCGAGGCAAAAAACAGAACGTCGTGCTGGTCGGCTATGATCTCGTTCCAGAGAACCGCAAGGCGCTGGAAGACGGAGGCATCGACTGCATCATCAGCCAACGCCCGGCGTACCAGGGGTACACCGGGGTGTACCAGCTGTACAAACAGGTGGTGCTCCAGCAGACCCCGGAACCCAATGTGCATATACCCATCGACATTTTCTTCAAGGAGAATCTCGTCGATACGATTGATTGA
- the rsmI gene encoding 16S rRNA (cytidine(1402)-2'-O)-methyltransferase, whose translation MVATPIGNLGDITYRAVETLKAVDVIACEDTRHTALLLSHYEIHKRQIACHAYNETDSAKGIIGLLAQGLSVAYVSDAGTPGVSDPGSRLAEAVRQAGYPVCPIPGPSAVVTLVSAAGFTGKSFTFEGFLSPKAGRRTSRLTELLARNEAFVIYESPFRIVKTLGEIAQLDAVRQVVVGREMTKIHEEYLTGTAQEVADDLSSRPAVKGEFAVLVRPGKEKDDYPEEA comes from the coding sequence ATGGTTGCCACACCCATCGGAAACCTTGGGGACATCACCTACCGGGCGGTGGAGACGTTGAAGGCGGTGGATGTGATCGCCTGCGAGGATACCCGCCACACGGCGTTGCTGCTCTCCCACTATGAGATCCACAAGCGGCAGATCGCCTGTCACGCCTACAATGAGACGGACAGCGCCAAAGGAATCATCGGTCTGCTTGCCCAAGGACTGTCCGTCGCCTATGTCAGTGACGCCGGCACCCCGGGGGTCAGTGATCCTGGGTCCCGCCTTGCCGAAGCGGTCCGTCAGGCAGGCTATCCGGTCTGCCCGATCCCCGGGCCTTCCGCGGTGGTCACGTTGGTCAGCGCCGCCGGCTTCACCGGTAAAAGCTTCACGTTCGAAGGGTTCCTCTCCCCCAAAGCGGGAAGGAGGACAAGCCGCCTGACCGAACTGCTCGCCCGAAACGAGGCGTTCGTCATCTATGAGTCTCCGTTCCGCATCGTGAAGACGCTGGGGGAGATCGCCCAGCTGGACGCAGTACGGCAGGTGGTCGTCGGCCGGGAGATGACCAAGATCCATGAGGAGTACCTGACCGGCACGGCACAGGAGGTGGCGGATGATCTTTCATCCCGTCCGGCCGTCAAAGGGGAATTCGCCGTTCTGGTGCGCCCCGGAAAGGAGAAAGATGATTACCCTGAGGAAGCTTGA
- a CDS encoding TrmH family RNA methyltransferase has translation MITLRKLEGLPDRVCVHKTAIVLHEAAMDLVAGRPVDMGYVRSIREVFALPKVRALLSSSALARLDGLAVLMETRTGRDLAFTLEDVSQLFLSVLGAEPSDWDFTDPEGRLDAQRRVIKPHTLVLDRLRAPFNVGSIFRTADSFGIAEILMVEGTAQVSHPRCVRTARGTVDTVAHQVLSEDAMVSLLRGKPVFALELGGTDIHSFPFPSEGYAVIGSEEMGVSPALLSLCDHSLGRVSIPLSGTKGSLNVSVAVGIMLSHWV, from the coding sequence ATGATTACCCTGAGGAAGCTTGAAGGGCTGCCCGACCGGGTGTGCGTCCATAAGACGGCCATCGTGCTGCACGAAGCGGCGATGGATTTGGTTGCGGGTCGTCCCGTCGACATGGGCTATGTCCGCTCGATTCGGGAGGTGTTTGCGTTGCCCAAGGTGCGCGCCCTCCTGTCTTCTTCGGCTCTGGCGCGTCTGGATGGCCTTGCCGTCCTGATGGAAACACGGACAGGCCGTGATCTTGCGTTCACCCTGGAAGATGTTTCCCAATTGTTTCTTTCCGTGCTGGGGGCCGAACCGTCCGATTGGGACTTCACCGATCCGGAGGGGAGGTTGGATGCCCAGCGGCGCGTCATCAAACCCCACACGTTGGTGTTGGATCGTCTTCGCGCTCCGTTCAACGTCGGTTCCATCTTCCGGACGGCGGACAGCTTCGGCATCGCTGAGATCCTGATGGTGGAGGGGACGGCACAGGTGAGCCATCCCCGGTGCGTCCGAACCGCCCGTGGGACGGTGGACACCGTGGCGCACCAGGTGCTCTCCGAGGATGCGATGGTTTCGTTGCTTCGTGGCAAGCCGGTCTTCGCGCTGGAACTGGGCGGGACGGACATCCATTCCTTTCCGTTCCCTTCCGAAGGGTATGCCGTCATCGGCAGCGAGGAGATGGGCGTCTCACCGGCGTTGCTCTCCCTCTGTGACCACAGCTTGGGACGTGTCTCCATCCCGCTTTCCGGCACCAAAGGTTCCCTGAACGTCTCCGTCGCCGTGGGGATCATGCTCTCCCATTGGGTTTGA